A genomic segment from Candidatus Zixiibacteriota bacterium encodes:
- a CDS encoding phage Gp37/Gp68 family protein, whose translation MAKSAIEWTESTWNPVTGCTRISVGCKHCYAETMSKRLKAMGQPNYRNGFEVTLHPHVLTKPLTWTKPQMIFVNSMSDLFHKNVPTQFILDIFGIMEQASWHTFQILTKRSGRLSQLDHRLAWPPNVWMGVTVETARFYSRIDDLRKTSAATKFLSLEPLLGPLPDMDLTGIDWVIVGGESGPGARPMLEEWVLDIKDQCSEAKVPFFFKQWGGIRKKEAGRTLQGCTWDELPLVTGSSPI comes from the coding sequence TTGGCAAAGTCAGCAATCGAATGGACAGAATCGACGTGGAATCCGGTGACCGGATGCACCAGGATTAGTGTTGGATGCAAGCATTGTTACGCGGAGACTATGTCTAAGCGCCTAAAGGCAATGGGGCAGCCGAATTACCGCAATGGTTTCGAAGTCACTCTCCACCCGCACGTGCTCACGAAACCGCTCACCTGGACAAAGCCGCAGATGATATTTGTCAACTCCATGAGTGATCTCTTTCACAAGAATGTTCCCACGCAGTTCATTCTGGACATTTTCGGGATCATGGAGCAGGCCTCATGGCATACATTTCAAATACTGACAAAACGCTCCGGCAGACTGTCTCAACTTGATCATAGGCTTGCCTGGCCGCCTAACGTCTGGATGGGAGTGACGGTGGAGACAGCCCGATTCTACAGTCGCATTGACGACCTGCGGAAAACGAGTGCGGCAACCAAATTCTTGTCTCTCGAACCTCTCCTCGGGCCGCTGCCCGACATGGATCTTACCGGCATCGACTGGGTAATTGTCGGTGGGGAATCCGGCCCTGGGGCAAGACCGATGTTGGAAGAGTGGGTACTTGACATAAAAGACCAATGCTCCGAGGCCAAAGTGCCTTTCTTCTTCAAGCAGTGGGGCGGCATTCGAAAAAAAGAAGCTGGGCGCACTTTGCAGGGATGCACATGGGATGAACTGCCTCTGGTCACAGGCAGCAGTCCCATCTGA
- a CDS encoding three-Cys-motif partner protein TcmP, protein MDDRDFFDAPEEASRIKSQIVKDYFLAWANVMINTLKKQPRSPQKIAYIDLFAGCGRYKDGSPSTPIFIVEEAIRDKSLRDMLIIIFNDKEKEHVALLSSEIKSISGIETLKYEPRILQDEVGDDLAKEFKGMKLVPTFSFIDPWGYKGLSLSLFRSITKDWGCDCVFYFNYNRINMVMSKDGGLEQGQALFGIDGCNDLARMLKSVGTPEDREHLIMDWLEKGLKEIGVKYVLTYRIKSRVADRPSHYLVFLTKDFLGYDIMKRIMDRRSSEAGEWKLNLGFDPTGQDLQYSLFGASVQMNKLGSELAQTFAGRKLSMKQIYKEHTVGTPYVKRHYKKVLSELEKSGDIVCDPPAESRQKRNGEPTFGDKTVVTFTARNESED, encoded by the coding sequence ATGGACGACAGAGATTTTTTTGACGCTCCAGAAGAAGCATCCCGTATCAAATCCCAGATAGTCAAAGATTATTTCCTTGCGTGGGCGAATGTAATGATCAACACCTTGAAGAAGCAGCCAAGATCTCCGCAAAAGATAGCCTACATTGATCTCTTCGCGGGATGCGGGAGATACAAGGATGGATCACCGTCAACTCCGATATTTATTGTGGAGGAGGCAATTCGTGACAAAAGCCTTCGAGACATGCTAATAATTATCTTCAATGATAAGGAAAAAGAACACGTTGCATTGCTCAGTTCCGAAATCAAGTCGATCTCCGGTATCGAAACACTGAAATATGAACCGCGCATTTTGCAGGATGAAGTCGGAGATGACCTCGCCAAGGAATTTAAAGGAATGAAGCTGGTGCCAACATTTTCGTTTATCGATCCTTGGGGATATAAAGGTCTATCATTGTCACTATTCCGATCAATTACGAAGGATTGGGGTTGCGACTGCGTGTTTTACTTCAATTACAATCGTATCAATATGGTTATGTCTAAAGATGGAGGCCTTGAGCAAGGACAAGCACTCTTCGGTATCGACGGTTGTAATGATTTGGCCAGAATGCTGAAGAGCGTTGGAACACCTGAAGATCGCGAACACCTGATCATGGATTGGCTTGAGAAAGGGCTCAAAGAAATCGGTGTGAAGTACGTGCTTACTTACAGAATCAAGAGTCGTGTCGCTGACAGACCGAGCCATTATCTCGTATTCCTTACGAAAGATTTCTTGGGGTATGATATTATGAAGCGTATTATGGATAGACGGAGTTCTGAAGCTGGCGAATGGAAGCTGAATCTCGGGTTTGATCCAACTGGCCAAGACTTGCAGTACAGCCTGTTTGGCGCATCTGTGCAGATGAACAAGCTGGGTTCGGAGTTAGCGCAGACATTCGCTGGCAGGAAGTTGTCAATGAAGCAGATATATAAAGAGCACACTGTCGGAACTCCTTACGTGAAGAGGCATTATAAGAAAGTGCTCTCGGAGCTTGAGAAAAGCGGTGACATTGTCTGTGATCCACCGGCGGAGAGTCGCCAGAAGCGCAATGGAGAGCCCACGTTCGGAGACAAAACGGTAGTCACCTTCACTGCTAGGAATGAATCTGAGGATTAG
- a CDS encoding polyprenyl synthetase family protein, translating to MKNEDKNLKQFFDPVRSDLNKFDKLIEEHLYSDSALIQSVLDYLLEKRGKRIRPTFLFLTAHCANMVDPRMIPTAMAIELIHTATLLHDDVVDEADTRRGQKTVNAAWSNMISILMGDYLYTKAFRLLSATKSHKLIDRVSRATEQVSFGELRQIEESGNFDISEDEYLRIIAAKTGALFSTSAASGAILTKAPKREENRLTSFGEKVGISFQIADDLLDLIGDTQKIGKQIGSDLDQGKATLPLIHALDRSSRKVRSEITGILSNGTQNGDFTKVVEFIGNSGGVEYARHRACEFGDIALKLIRKYGPSPYYTAIENVVNFTITREN from the coding sequence ATGAAGAACGAGGACAAAAATCTAAAACAGTTCTTCGATCCGGTCAGAAGCGATCTGAATAAGTTCGACAAGCTGATCGAGGAACATCTGTACTCAGACTCCGCGCTGATACAGAGCGTTCTCGACTATCTCCTTGAGAAGAGAGGCAAGCGAATCAGGCCGACATTCCTCTTTCTGACTGCCCACTGCGCTAATATGGTTGATCCCCGGATGATCCCGACCGCGATGGCGATCGAGCTGATCCACACCGCAACGCTTCTACATGATGATGTCGTCGACGAAGCGGATACCCGCCGTGGTCAGAAGACGGTCAATGCCGCATGGAGCAACATGATATCGATCCTCATGGGCGATTATCTCTATACAAAGGCATTCCGACTGCTATCTGCGACAAAGTCGCACAAATTGATTGATCGAGTCTCGCGCGCTACCGAGCAGGTCTCCTTCGGTGAGCTTCGGCAGATTGAGGAAAGCGGCAATTTCGATATCTCCGAGGATGAATATCTCAGAATAATCGCAGCCAAGACCGGAGCGCTGTTTTCGACATCGGCTGCCTCTGGTGCGATCCTGACTAAAGCTCCAAAACGAGAGGAAAACAGGCTCACCAGCTTCGGCGAGAAAGTTGGCATATCTTTCCAGATAGCAGATGACCTTCTTGATCTCATTGGAGACACTCAGAAGATCGGAAAACAGATCGGCAGCGATCTCGACCAGGGGAAGGCGACCCTTCCTCTCATTCATGCCCTCGACAGGAGCTCGAGAAAAGTCCGGAGCGAAATCACGGGAATATTGTCGAATGGGACGCAGAATGGGGATTTCACCAAGGTAGTCGAGTTCATCGGTAATTCGGGAGGAGTCGAATACGCACGCCATCGGGCGTGTGAGTTCGGCGACATCGCCCTGAAACTTATCCGCAAATATGGCCCGTCGCCATATTATACCGCCATCGAAAACGTCGTAAACTTCACCATCACCCGCGAGAATTGA
- the guaA gene encoding glutamine-hydrolyzing GMP synthase, whose translation MEDQEMILILDFGSQYTQLIARRIREQNVFCEIVPYNFPVEQAQTKPVKGIVLSGGPLSVIAEDAYRCDEAYYDLGVPLLGICYGQGLIANRFGGKLVRAENREYGRSQLRKTADSPLWKGLPDEFTVWMSHGDSISELPNGFRQIGKTDSVAFAAFESNSGSMYGLQFHPEVFHTDGGSKIISNFLFEVCRTRGDWTMESFIQAEIEKIHAQVGDGEIICGISGGVDSAVCALLLSKAVGRKLTSVFVNNGLLRLNEESYVPDALASLDVNVRKVDASELFLSRLKGITDPEQKRKIIGRTFIEVFEAEASRLGDVRFLAQGTLYPDVIESVSFKGPSATIKSHHNVGGLPEQMNMELVEPLKELFKDEVRRLGGILGLKQEILGRHPFPGPGLAVRILGDITTERLNLIKQADDIFIKALHRHNQYDEIWQAFCVLLPVQSVGVMGDERTYENVLALRAVTSTDGMTADWARIPDNVLAEVSSEIINRVAGINRVVYDISSKPPATIEWE comes from the coding sequence ATGGAAGACCAGGAAATGATATTGATCCTTGATTTTGGATCGCAGTACACCCAGTTGATCGCAAGACGAATCCGCGAACAAAATGTATTCTGCGAGATTGTGCCGTACAACTTCCCAGTCGAGCAGGCACAGACGAAACCTGTGAAAGGAATTGTACTCTCCGGCGGCCCACTGTCGGTAATCGCTGAAGATGCTTATCGATGCGACGAAGCATACTATGACCTCGGAGTGCCGTTGCTCGGAATCTGCTACGGTCAGGGGCTGATCGCCAATAGATTCGGAGGAAAGCTCGTACGTGCGGAGAACCGCGAATATGGTCGGTCGCAGCTTCGTAAGACCGCCGATTCGCCTCTATGGAAAGGACTTCCTGACGAATTCACCGTGTGGATGAGTCACGGAGACAGTATCTCGGAACTTCCGAACGGCTTCAGACAGATAGGAAAAACAGACTCGGTTGCGTTTGCAGCGTTCGAATCGAACAGCGGGTCAATGTATGGCCTTCAGTTTCATCCGGAGGTTTTTCACACAGATGGCGGGTCGAAGATAATCTCGAATTTTCTCTTTGAGGTTTGCAGAACGCGCGGTGACTGGACGATGGAGTCGTTTATCCAAGCCGAAATCGAGAAAATACATGCACAAGTGGGAGATGGAGAGATCATCTGCGGAATCTCCGGCGGTGTCGATTCTGCAGTCTGCGCGTTACTCCTGAGCAAGGCTGTCGGCAGGAAGCTGACTTCAGTTTTCGTGAACAACGGTCTGCTGCGCCTGAATGAGGAAAGCTATGTCCCTGACGCCCTCGCCAGCCTCGATGTAAACGTCCGCAAAGTGGACGCTTCGGAGCTATTTCTCTCAAGACTGAAGGGTATCACCGATCCCGAACAAAAACGAAAGATCATTGGCCGTACTTTCATCGAAGTGTTTGAAGCCGAGGCCAGCAGGCTCGGGGATGTCAGATTTCTGGCACAGGGCACGCTTTATCCCGATGTCATCGAATCGGTTTCATTCAAGGGGCCATCCGCCACTATCAAGAGCCATCACAATGTTGGCGGACTGCCGGAACAGATGAATATGGAGCTTGTTGAACCGCTGAAGGAGTTATTCAAAGATGAGGTTCGGCGTCTCGGAGGCATTCTGGGGCTCAAACAGGAGATTCTCGGGAGACACCCATTTCCGGGTCCGGGACTAGCGGTCAGGATCCTGGGCGACATTACGACAGAACGTCTCAATCTGATAAAGCAGGCTGATGATATCTTCATAAAGGCGCTTCACAGGCACAACCAGTATGACGAGATTTGGCAGGCATTCTGTGTATTGCTGCCGGTGCAGAGTGTCGGCGTGATGGGCGATGAGCGCACATACGAGAATGTTCTTGCTCTGCGAGCTGTGACTTCAACCGATGGAATGACCGCCGATTGGGCCAGGATTCCCGACAATGTGCTGGCAGAAGTATCTTCTGAAATTATCAATAGAGTCGCGGGCATCAACCGTGTTGTGTATGATATAAGTTCCAAGCCCCCGGCCACAATTGAATGGGAGTGA
- the nadB gene encoding L-aspartate oxidase, with protein MVVHKIDFLVVGSGIAGLSFALRAALRGKVAIVTKKKDSESNTNYAQGGIASVIKSQDSFDRHINDTLLAGRGLCHEGVVKRIVERGPYAIEELLKLGVDFSRSGRDMTLSSLDAGQEGGHSEKRVVHAADYTGREVETRLLTAIKANPNIEIFEDHLAAELLVDTAAGKRTCFGCSVFDALSGEMEAFVAPITLLATGGVGRAYLHTTNPGIATGDGVAMAYRAGASIANMEFMQFHPTSLCHPQGDSFLISEAVRGEGAKLKLKSGEEFMVKYHPQRDLAPRDVVARAIDRELKLSGDACVFLDLSEIDAAFIMRRFPIIYSRLSALEIDITRTPIPVVPAAHYMCGGIQTDVEGRTDIEHLYTVGETACTGMHGANRLASNSLLEAVVTAEFAAYTAIEDFGSISSFSPPSSVIDYRTNSRGPVGEHEEVLISHSLGELRRLMWDYVGVVRSNERLQRARKRLRILSEETEEFHRMLPPSFTAIELRNLVTSAHLIVESAISRRESRGLHYNVDYPETDDEHYLRDTVMKRDS; from the coding sequence ATGGTAGTTCATAAGATAGATTTCCTTGTTGTCGGATCGGGAATAGCCGGGCTTTCGTTTGCTCTTAGAGCAGCACTGAGGGGCAAAGTCGCGATCGTCACCAAGAAGAAGGATTCTGAGTCAAATACCAACTACGCTCAGGGTGGCATTGCGTCGGTAATCAAGTCACAGGATTCATTCGACAGGCACATAAACGATACTCTGCTGGCAGGACGAGGTCTTTGTCACGAAGGAGTAGTCAAGAGAATTGTCGAGCGCGGTCCGTACGCTATCGAAGAGCTTCTCAAACTCGGCGTCGATTTCTCACGTTCGGGCAGAGACATGACTCTGAGTTCACTCGATGCCGGGCAGGAAGGGGGGCACTCCGAGAAGAGAGTTGTGCACGCGGCTGACTACACAGGAAGAGAAGTCGAGACAAGACTGCTCACTGCAATCAAGGCAAATCCCAATATAGAGATATTCGAAGATCATCTCGCGGCGGAGCTTCTGGTCGACACCGCTGCCGGTAAACGCACATGCTTCGGATGCTCTGTTTTCGATGCGCTTTCCGGTGAGATGGAAGCATTCGTAGCTCCAATTACTCTGCTGGCTACCGGCGGAGTTGGACGGGCCTATTTACATACAACGAATCCAGGCATCGCGACAGGCGATGGTGTTGCGATGGCATATAGAGCCGGAGCGTCGATCGCTAATATGGAATTCATGCAGTTCCACCCGACATCACTCTGCCATCCTCAAGGCGATTCCTTCCTGATTTCCGAAGCAGTCAGAGGCGAGGGCGCCAAGTTGAAATTGAAATCGGGCGAGGAGTTCATGGTGAAGTATCACCCGCAAAGAGACCTCGCACCGAGAGATGTCGTTGCGCGGGCGATTGACCGCGAGCTGAAGCTCTCCGGGGACGCATGCGTATTCCTCGATCTGAGCGAAATCGACGCTGCATTCATCATGCGACGGTTCCCCATCATATATAGCAGACTCTCCGCACTCGAAATCGACATCACGCGCACACCAATTCCGGTGGTGCCTGCTGCTCATTACATGTGTGGAGGAATTCAGACGGATGTTGAGGGAAGAACTGATATCGAGCATCTCTATACGGTCGGTGAAACTGCATGTACCGGTATGCATGGCGCAAACAGGCTGGCATCCAACTCGCTTCTCGAAGCAGTGGTAACGGCGGAGTTTGCCGCTTACACAGCCATTGAAGACTTCGGATCCATCAGTTCTTTCAGCCCCCCATCTTCGGTGATCGATTATCGGACGAATTCACGCGGCCCGGTCGGCGAACATGAAGAGGTGCTGATATCGCACAGCCTCGGCGAATTGCGACGCCTCATGTGGGATTATGTCGGCGTGGTCAGATCGAATGAGCGACTGCAGCGAGCGCGGAAAAGACTCCGAATCCTGTCAGAAGAAACAGAGGAGTTTCACCGCATGCTGCCGCCCTCTTTCACGGCTATAGAATTGAGGAATCTGGTGACCTCGGCGCACTTAATCGTCGAGTCTGCGATAAGTCGCAGGGAATCAAGAGGTTTGCACTACAACGTCGATTACCCGGAGACTGACGACGAGCACTATCTGAGAGACACTGTAATGAAGCGGGATTCATAG
- the lpxK gene encoding tetraacyldisaccharide 4'-kinase, protein MPDQASVQNFLGNRDRTLAENLAAWLLLPFSFLYRIGTRLRSLLYRLGILKSTELPVPVISVGGLTIGGSGKTPVVMYIADYLTSFGKRVVILTRGYGGESNAITIVRPDDDVPMDRLSDEVRMMAGRLSATIAVGADRVAAFEHAIKSNTFDVAILDDGFQHLKIKRNLDIVVLDATAPYGSGYLLPSGNLREPKSSLKRADMVIISRLSQSERSESLQADLEGTPAFGSDYVCDSFVDIHTGEEFGADDLGKRPIFAFSAIASPESFLQMIEKDGAILGCTRRFRDHHLFTQSDVDELVGEARARQCGAFAVTEKDAVKLQPLDFAEFRVYCYKIRLEITQNEDTLRSLIVGVFNGSS, encoded by the coding sequence ATGCCTGATCAGGCGTCGGTGCAGAACTTCCTGGGAAATCGCGATCGGACTCTGGCGGAGAATCTGGCTGCATGGCTGCTTCTCCCCTTCTCATTCCTTTACCGGATCGGAACGAGGCTGCGATCACTGTTATACCGCCTCGGGATACTCAAATCGACAGAACTGCCCGTGCCGGTCATATCTGTGGGAGGTCTCACCATTGGAGGATCGGGCAAAACTCCGGTGGTGATGTACATCGCTGATTATCTCACATCTTTCGGCAAGAGAGTGGTCATTCTCACAAGAGGCTACGGCGGCGAGTCGAATGCAATCACCATTGTCAGGCCGGACGATGATGTACCGATGGATCGCCTATCCGACGAGGTCAGAATGATGGCGGGCCGACTCTCGGCGACAATTGCTGTGGGAGCGGACAGAGTGGCTGCATTCGAGCATGCCATCAAATCGAATACATTTGATGTCGCCATTCTGGATGATGGCTTTCAGCATTTGAAAATCAAGCGAAACCTTGATATCGTCGTTCTTGACGCAACAGCACCGTATGGATCGGGATACCTGCTTCCGTCAGGAAATCTCAGAGAGCCGAAATCCTCGCTCAAGCGGGCTGATATGGTCATCATATCGAGACTGTCGCAGTCTGAAAGATCTGAATCTCTTCAAGCCGACCTGGAAGGGACCCCTGCATTTGGTTCCGATTATGTGTGCGACAGTTTTGTCGATATCCACACTGGCGAAGAATTCGGCGCAGATGATCTCGGAAAGAGACCTATATTTGCTTTCTCTGCCATAGCCAGCCCGGAGTCGTTTCTCCAAATGATCGAGAAGGATGGTGCAATACTGGGCTGCACGCGGCGCTTCAGAGATCATCATCTGTTCACGCAGAGTGATGTCGACGAACTCGTTGGAGAGGCTCGCGCGCGACAGTGCGGGGCGTTCGCAGTTACCGAAAAGGACGCTGTCAAGCTGCAGCCGCTCGATTTCGCCGAATTCCGAGTCTACTGCTACAAAATTCGTTTGGAAATCACGCAGAACGAAGATACTTTGCGTAGCTTAATAGTAGGTGTTTTTAATGGTAGTTCATAA
- a CDS encoding AAA family ATPase: protein MLQEIKIDNFMSLINVVFEPKDANLVVGVNNAGKTNLTRALMFLSSTAWRPLDECAQFIGIPIQYIRNVYYKKQTVDISVKATVPFEDHTAGFAYSLRISFTNRTTPVLEMEVDSESLIIDAPGFESVELLNNTREGVSLLNEIDHLKGETKYVKTFAPRNTTMLHRLYDLETNKRSNCFKRYLQFWQSYELDQSALRGGNYIPNDFLLNHTGGNLASVIYHLKKSNEQSYRVLLDCVKMMEPDLEYINFFGGDDQRNVAMSFDYKSQVRLPGWTASSGTLRFLALAYVLLAQPLLQSRPLIMVEEPENGIYVGLLKEILSMALEGGGPRPQLLFTSHSPYFVDLFDKRLDSVFVMKRDEYASKISRIDAAEAENRLKEYPLGEQHFWEMLT from the coding sequence ATGTTGCAAGAGATCAAAATAGACAATTTCATGTCTTTGATTAATGTGGTTTTCGAGCCTAAAGATGCAAACCTCGTCGTTGGAGTGAACAATGCAGGCAAGACTAATCTGACCAGAGCCCTGATGTTTCTCTCTTCGACCGCTTGGCGCCCTCTGGATGAATGTGCTCAGTTCATTGGGATTCCGATTCAGTATATCCGAAATGTCTATTACAAGAAGCAAACGGTAGACATTTCTGTTAAGGCCACCGTTCCATTCGAGGACCATACTGCTGGCTTCGCGTACTCCCTTCGAATATCATTCACAAATCGCACTACTCCGGTACTAGAGATGGAGGTTGACTCCGAGTCTCTCATCATCGATGCTCCGGGATTTGAGAGTGTCGAGCTTCTAAACAACACACGTGAAGGTGTGTCCCTTCTCAACGAAATTGATCATCTTAAAGGAGAAACCAAATACGTCAAGACCTTTGCACCTCGCAATACTACAATGTTGCATCGACTCTATGACTTAGAGACAAACAAAAGATCTAATTGCTTCAAACGCTACCTGCAATTCTGGCAATCGTACGAACTCGATCAATCAGCGCTGCGAGGGGGCAACTACATCCCTAACGACTTCCTTCTTAACCATACTGGCGGGAATTTGGCGTCAGTCATATACCATTTGAAGAAAAGCAATGAGCAGTCATATAGAGTGCTCCTTGATTGCGTGAAAATGATGGAACCAGATCTTGAGTATATAAACTTCTTCGGTGGTGACGATCAACGTAATGTCGCAATGAGCTTTGACTATAAATCACAGGTGAGGCTGCCAGGCTGGACAGCCTCAAGTGGCACACTTCGATTCCTGGCTCTGGCATATGTCTTGCTTGCTCAACCGTTGCTTCAATCTCGACCATTGATCATGGTCGAAGAACCGGAAAACGGCATCTATGTTGGTCTTCTTAAAGAGATACTTAGTATGGCTTTAGAGGGGGGCGGGCCAAGACCTCAACTACTATTCACTTCTCATTCTCCCTATTTCGTCGATCTTTTTGACAAAAGACTGGACAGCGTCTTTGTCATGAAGAGGGACGAATATGCATCCAAAATCTCTCGCATAGATGCTGCGGAGGCCGAGAATCGACTGAAAGAATATCCTTTGGGCGAGCAGCACTTTTGGGAAATGCTGACATGA
- a CDS encoding SLC13 family permease — MADDYNSTQRSLKKTIGLIAGPVAGLAILLFFDLDHQNPLVTRAAAVALLMAIWWITEAIPIPATALLPVALFPLLGIMSGKAVAATYFNHVIFLFIGGFIMALAMQRWNLHRRIALRIMLLIGSSPRRVILGFMVATAFLSMWISNTATTMMMVPIAMAIIFKLREAAPDADVRRFSVGLLIGIAYAASIGGMATLIGTPPNLAFSKIFATTFPAAPEITFAGWFTFGLPSSTLFLVVAWFLLTRMFASTKHPIPVDVDLFRDEYRRLRKMSYEEKVVMSLFVILALLWIFRQKIDLGWLTIPGWSAILPERHMIDDGTIAIAIALLLFVIPSRSRRHERLMTWETATKLHWGIVILFGGGFALAAGFLESGLSAWIAHHLAILGGVSPVFMVASVSTMLTFLTELTSNTATTQIVLPLLGSLAVAIKVNPLLLMIPATLSASCAFMLPVATPPNAIIFGSGEVTMGDMMRVGIIMNLIGVVLITAFIYLIGLAVFNIDLSLMPDWAG; from the coding sequence ATTGCAGACGATTACAACTCGACCCAGCGAAGTCTCAAGAAGACCATCGGGCTGATTGCGGGACCTGTTGCTGGTCTCGCAATACTGCTTTTCTTCGATCTCGATCATCAGAACCCGTTGGTGACACGTGCCGCAGCAGTCGCACTGCTGATGGCTATCTGGTGGATCACCGAAGCAATACCGATTCCTGCTACTGCACTCTTGCCGGTGGCACTTTTCCCTCTGCTTGGAATCATGAGCGGCAAGGCAGTTGCTGCTACGTATTTTAATCATGTCATCTTCCTCTTCATCGGCGGTTTCATCATGGCGCTGGCGATGCAGAGATGGAATCTGCACCGCAGAATCGCGCTGAGAATCATGCTGCTGATAGGATCAAGTCCAAGACGGGTAATTCTCGGATTCATGGTAGCGACAGCGTTTCTGTCGATGTGGATTTCCAACACCGCGACCACGATGATGATGGTGCCGATTGCCATGGCGATCATTTTCAAGCTGAGAGAGGCTGCACCAGATGCTGACGTCCGCCGCTTTTCGGTTGGGCTTCTAATCGGAATAGCTTACGCAGCATCGATCGGTGGCATGGCGACTCTCATCGGCACTCCACCGAATCTCGCTTTCAGCAAGATATTCGCGACCACATTTCCCGCTGCGCCCGAAATTACATTCGCCGGCTGGTTCACATTCGGTCTACCGTCATCCACCCTGTTCCTCGTGGTGGCATGGTTTCTTCTCACGCGGATGTTCGCATCAACAAAGCATCCGATACCTGTCGACGTCGATCTCTTCCGCGACGAGTACAGACGGCTTCGGAAGATGTCATACGAGGAGAAAGTCGTCATGTCACTATTTGTGATTCTTGCCCTGCTGTGGATATTCAGACAGAAGATCGACCTCGGCTGGTTAACAATACCGGGATGGTCGGCCATTCTGCCGGAACGTCATATGATCGATGACGGTACGATAGCGATTGCGATTGCTCTTTTGCTGTTTGTTATCCCGTCTCGTTCAAGGCGGCACGAGAGGCTGATGACCTGGGAGACAGCCACAAAATTGCACTGGGGAATTGTGATTCTGTTCGGTGGAGGATTTGCGCTCGCGGCCGGTTTCTTGGAATCGGGGCTTTCGGCATGGATCGCTCATCATCTGGCTATCCTCGGCGGAGTCTCCCCTGTCTTCATGGTCGCATCTGTATCGACCATGCTGACATTCCTCACGGAATTGACATCAAACACCGCAACTACGCAGATTGTCCTGCCATTGCTCGGATCTTTGGCAGTAGCTATCAAAGTGAATCCGTTGCTGCTGATGATTCCGGCTACGCTGTCGGCATCGTGCGCTTTCATGCTGCCGGTGGCAACACCTCCGAACGCGATTATTTTCGGCAGTGGCGAAGTGACGATGGGGGACATGATGCGAGTCGGAATAATCATGAATCTCATCGGCGTAGTGCTGATCACCGCATTCATCTACCTGATCGGCCTCGCGGTCTTCAATATCGATCTAAGTCTGATGCCTGATTGGGCTGGTTAA